A region of the Cryptococcus neoformans var. neoformans B-3501A chromosome 6, whole genome shotgun sequence genome:
AGTGGGATTAATTATTGGGTTCTTCGGAGCTCGGCGATTAAGTTACCAACAAGCGGAAGCTCGGTCAGGTGCTTGCTAAATTTTTATGGGGCGTTTCGTGAAACGCCCGGCTAGGTCGGGTATACTCACTTGTTTATGGATTGTCATAAATAAAGCACACCGCACGACCCAAACATCTTAAATTTCCCTCAACACTTTCCACTTTCTACTCTCAACAGATTCCTCTCTTCTGTAAAGCTACATACTCCCCCAGCTATCATCAGCACCACCAACGCACAATCTTCTGACAATGTCTGAAACAAAGCTCTCCAGCGGTCACGATGATGTAGTAGACCGACACTTAACAAACGACAACGCGTCCTTCGCACCCTCCAATGGTGCTACTGGTTATCACGGAACAGGCGGACCAATGACAAGGTTTATAACTCCGGGAGGTCATCCCATGGACACAAGTCAGCCAGCCTTCCCCGTATTCCACAGGAAATTTGGCAATCCCGCCCCTTTGGGTCTGATCAGGTAGGTCCGTCTCTCATTTGGTCTCGGACATCTGATCTGACTAGAATGTCGTTTGTCAAGTTTCGCAGCCACAACATTTCTGCTTTCCCTATTTAACATTTCAACTCGAGGTATCACCGTACATAACGTGATACTTGGCATGGCCTTAGGCTATGGAGGTCTTTGTCAGATCATCGTGGGAATCGAAGAATGGGCATGCGGTAACACTTTTGGTGTAAGTGGGTCCTTCCTGCTGCTTGTTCTGAATCGTCAGAGAGCCTTTGATTCATGGAAAAACAATTAGGCAACGGCGTTCTGCTCTTACGGCGGCTTCTGGCTTTCTTTCGCAGGTGGGCATACTTCGTCATTAGTTACGAAATGGCGTACTCACTGTTTTCTGCAGCTCTTTACATTCCACAATTTGAAGTGCTCGCTTCGTATGACGATCCGGCCATGCTTGACAACGCATTGGGTCTGTATCTTGTAGCTTGGGCCCTTGTGACATTCATCCTATTGCTTGCCTGTCTTCGATCGTCCGTCGCCCTCATTTGTGTATTCGTTTTCCTCGACATCACCTTCTGGTTGCTGTGAGTTAAATAGCTTATTCCTATCTTCGACAGTTACCTAACACTTGGTTGTAGCGCCGCGGGCTATTTGGCACCCAGCACTAATGCTACCAAGGCTGGCGGCGCTTTCGGTATCGTGAGTCCGTACGATAGGAATATATTACCGGAAAAGCTGACACATGTCTGATCAAAGTTAACTGCCGCGGTTGCTGCATACACAGGGCTTGCCGGGATGCTTACCAAGGATACCAGCTacttcattcttcctgTCGGCGACCTTTCTCATAGCACCTGAGTGTTTGCTTTCAGGCTACTTCCAGATAGGTTGTAATACTCTGCCGTGGTCGTTTCAAATCGCGTTGATAGTGCTGTGCGAGAAGTGCTAAATATTAGTTGGCCAGCCTTATTAAAGCTGTGTACAAGTCAAAAATATCATTATGAAGTCGTTAAACTTAAATCCTACTTTATGGCGGAGCCTTCGCAAACTGGTAGTGTAGAAACTCTTCTTGCACAGTCATTATCCAATTACATATCACATGCCTCGTACGTGACCCAAGATTAGACCAGTTTCCCTATGGCCGCAAAATATTGGTGTGACCTTACTTCAATTATCCTAGGGGAAGTCTGTAATTACTCAGAGCAAAAACAAAATAGAGTATAGAAACTGTATAAAACTCTATCCCTTTTTGAAACCTCCGCCTTTTTCGAGTCTGAGAGGAAGCATCGGTCACTGATCAGTAAGAATGACAGAAATGGTAAAAGCGCTACCTACCCCAGTTTTTTTCGTTCGTAGAAGGCATCCACCCGGCTTGCTCCCATCTGTCGTAGCCAGTAATAAGAGTCAGCGTATTATGTCAGTGACCAGACAATGGAAAACAAAAGGAACAAAGAAAAGTGAAACATCTTCGTGAGTTGAATCGCGGGCTGAGACCGTGGGATACATTACTCACGTTGATGATTCGTGGACACCCATCTCGATCCTTTTCTAGCCTAGTACATTCCGTGCAATAATAGGCATCCGATATGGCTAGCAGCAGCATTAGCGTGGGTAGGCGGTCGAAAGCTTATGGAACAACATACCAGGCGATGAACAAACTATACATTTACCTGCGGTTGTTCCAACTTGTGGTGTGTCAGCATTTACAATAACAATGATCTCAAAACTACATAGATGGCAGAGGAGAAATATCAAAGACAGAAAAAAATCTTGACACTCACAAGAACACTCATCGCAAATCCTCACTAAAGTCATGGGCCTTACGTACGAGTCACAGACCGGGCTGCAAAATGGCAGATGTCAGAATTTGCTTCAAATGAGACAGTAAGAAGTCGAGAGTTGAGTGTGTTCAATGAACTCAACTCCTGAACAAAAAGCACCGATAGCGACTGACCATTTGCCATCGCACTTTTCACACATGCGGCCAATAGCTGCCAAGTCATTAATATAAGTAGCGAGCCTGATGACGCTAAATTGTTGACTAACCTATCCCGGGCTGCCTTCGGCACATTAACAGATCAGGGTGGTGTTTGGACTGCGAATGATTGTTATAAGTCTGGCCGTGCTTCATGACCATCCGGTTGGCCTTACCATTCTAGAAAAACTCGGTGAGCAGTCCGATTATCTTGCAGTCTATACTAGTTGAGTGTTCGCGTTGATAATATGTTGACAGTGGTAGCAGTAGCAGATGGAAAGTGAGACGTAAAGCGAGCTAACATGTGTGAGTAGCCGAAAGATATGATGTTTATAATTCATGGACGGAATGACTGCTGATAATTGAAGGGTATTAATAAGGACCTGCCTCGTAAAATTGAAAAGGGGTTTTTGACGGTTTGATAGGCGTGCCATCAGTGTTTATGTAATGTAATTACTTCCTTAACACACATTTTTAAGTATTTATAATAGCTTGTACAGAAGTCCATTTGCCGCTTGCGTCGTTATCCTCTGCATAATACCTCGGGtcggtggaagaaggggggTTGATGTGAGAAGTCGCCTACCTCTCCCCGCCTCTCGTGCTCCATGCGGCTTTGTTCTTCGTTCCATTTGTACTtaatctcttcttcaaaactTTTCGATGCATATTCTCCTTCCGCCAGGATCACTAATCATCCGGGTTCCAACATTACAAATACAATTATCCGGGTTCCAACATTACAAATACAATTTGTCCCGAGTTATTTGTGATTCAACCAAGCCCACACACCCTCCTTGTGTCGATTGACCCGACtttattttttttaaatTTATTTAAGGCTGAGCAGTGACACATGTTATAGgaatgaatgaagaatGATGGAAGCTGAAATTGTTTATATATATTTGAGCATGCGGCCTGGTAATTTTTTTTCATAATTTATACGTTCGATAGTCATCATTTGGTTTCCTAATTACAAAGGAGGCGCTGATACTTACAAATACAAATTATGATAAAAAGTTGATATATTCCTCCACAAGTTCGGTTAGAAAAAAAGCCCGAGACGATGGTAGAATATCTTCTGTATATCGTAGTAGAGGCCGAGGGAAGGATTAATTTCAAAGTGCAGCAGATATTTTCTTGATCATCTTTTTATACTCCGAAGTCTAATATTATTATTCACTAGCATTGCTTGTATGTACAGATATCGAAAAGAAAATAAAGCAGAACGATAGGTGAAAAGCATTGGAACAGATGCGATATAATAGGAATGACCAATACGCTTGAACAGTGTTCCATCTCCTCGTTCCGGTCCGTCAACGCCACCTGAACGATCTACACTCTGACGATATCCATCCCGGCCGTGATGTGCCTGTGACTAttttcttggccttccTGACAGACCTCAACATTGCCGAGCCATTTGTCCTTTAGCGCCTCATCCACGGTCCATCTGGTCTTGGGATCTGGATCAAGCATGTGTTTGATCACACTGCGACATTCCCTTGGGATCAAGTTGTTGATCGGAGGTGGGGTGGGATGGTGGGTTCCGCCACTCGCGTCCACAACGTGTTGTGGTTTGTATTGCTGCATATAGGCGGCAAATGTCGGATCGCTTGGTTTTGCAATTCTCCATGGCAGTTCTTGAAACTGCATGCAGTAGAATACGATAGCGGCAGCCCACACATCAACAAGACGAGCATCGTACTCTTAATTGAATAAGATCGGTCAGTCACATGCCGGTTGagtaaaaaaaaggacTAGCGCTAACCTTTTTGCTCAAACAGCTCCGGCGCTATATAAGGCTCCGACCCGCATAAGCCTTTGCTCATGTgcgtcttcttttcccaacACATTCTGAACACATCTGAAACGCCGAAATCAGTTATCTACAAGGGGACATCAGCTTTACCGCAACACGGGATACATTATAAAACTTTCTCGCACCTTGACatgtcctcttccatctaAAAGTAAATTCTCAGGCTTAATATCTCGATGGGCCACTCCCATGGAATGAAGATATGCAATGCCTTGCATTATTTGCTTGAATGAGCACTCTACCTCTTGGCTGGACATGCCTCCCTTCTTGATTGCGGCATAGAGATCGCCTCCGGGACAATATTCCATGACTTCACACCAATGATGTGCTTCATCTTGCACTAAATCAACTGTCTCAACAACATTGATGTGGTGCAAGGTTGACGATATGCAGAACTCTGAAGTGAGTTTCTTGACGTAATCCTTTTCTGTCTCATTCTTACGACGCTTACGGAACTCCTATTAAGAATGTGAGATACGTGCACTAATCCAGCACAAGCCACTGCTTACCTTCACCGCGTACAgtttttcttcccttctatCCCATTTATGCGCTAATCTGACGACTGCTGTCGCCCCTTTGCCAATGGCAGCACGATCGCACACACCATACTTTTTTAACAACGATGCTGTGCTATTGTTGTCTCCTATTTCACTCCCCCTGGTTGATCCCCGATCTGAACCTTTGGCCGAACCTGCTGCAGACGCTTTTTTAACCTTATTATCTCCCAGTCCGACAAGATCCTTGAGAGTAAATTTAGTACCACTGTTTCCCGCAgactcatccttctttgcaGTGACCCCTTGTCCAGCGGAAGCAGATCGACGACTAGGAGAGCCAGCTGACCTCTGTGATAATCTGCGCTGGGGCTGAGGAGCCAATACACCTACGGGAGGCGTGACAGCATTCTTTGGATCAACAAAAGTTTGAACAGAGATATCATGGCCAGGGGCCGAGTTTTGACGCCTGACGCTAGGAGGTCGACTTGGCGCTCGAGATGGAGGTCGTGAATCAATATCAGAGATATTGCCCGAGGGCGTAAGAGGAGGCGACTCAGTGGTATTCGGTCCCATAACAGACGGACTAACTCGGCCACTCGCTAGGCCATTGCTGGGCGCATCGCGAGGGAGTTCAAGATGCAGCCGGCTTTGCCCAGAAGCATTCTTCCCATCATGTTTGTCCTGATTCGGATGGAACATTTTATGGAAAAAGGACTTTTTGGAGATCAGCTCTGCAGGTGGTTTCACGGCAGACGAGGACGACCGCCCAGACTTGATAGCTGTCCCTGGACGTTTTTCTCCTGACGCGTGGCTTATGATATCGTGACCATTTGTAGTGGCTGCGATGGACTCCGGGCGGCTAACGGATTTCATAGCGGCGGAGCTATCCTCGTTTTTTCCGGCCAACGAGGCTGAGGTGCCATCATTACTCGCAGACGAATTGGGCCTTGACAAAGCAGCAGATGCTTGGCCACTACCCGCGACAGGCGGATTAGAAGGAGTTGATTTTTCATTTGGCGTTATATGTTTGACTACAGTGGCAAGGGGCAGTGACACCAGAAATCAGCAACGATTCACGAAGATGAATAATTACTGGGCACATACTactgggaaagggaaacgCAGGCTCTGGAGGGAGGGTCCTCTGTGACAAGTAGTCAGGGGCGTTAAGAGGCGCTGTCACAGATTTTTGACTAGGGCTTGAAGGAATAGGTGACAGATAATGAGAATTAAGAATGGACGGTTGTTCATTTTGTCTGCTTGTGACCGAGGCGGATGGAAAAGGACGACTAGTGTGAACGGCAGAATTAGCAGGGGGAGAGCTTGCGAGTTCCTGCTCCCATTCCGCAGTAGAGATTAAGCTGGGAGACAACGATGGAGTGGCGACGGTGCTGCCTGGCTGTGATTCGAGGGGCATCTGTAGAGATGTGTCGAACACATGGGACAAATCCCTCATATTCACAGCCTGCGCATACGGGCAATCAGCAAATTGACGCGCTGGTAGGATATACTCACATTGCCAACAGTATCTGCAGGCTGcacatcttctccagcgTCGTCCGCTGAAGCTCCAGAAATGCCATCTTCAGGTAACGACGACATCTCGACACTATTGTCGCAATGTGAATAATATCCAAAGGGAACTGTTGGTTACTAGGTGATGATGCTTCAAGACCTAGGCTCCAATGAAGTGTGGCGTATAATGGCTAGATTCGTGATTACTATGAGTTGGAAAGCGGCATTGCGAGTGAGAGGCGCAACAAATAAGAGAAGGGGTTCAGTAAAACGAGATATGTAAAGACAATATGGTGGCGAAAATCAAGCGACTACAAATATATTAACCTACAGCCACTCAGCCATCTACCCCGGCCGCCGTCTATCTACTTTGGCCAATAGTTTGTAATCCCCTTGCGGGATCAAATATTAGTAGATCCGCTGCTTTTTTATTGCCGCCTTGaggctcttctttctctttcctgtTTTCTCTGATGATCTCATCAAAGGCTATTAATGTGAAAACAATTATAtttaattaattattacACTTCAGATTGTTGTACTTAAAACATTCATCATATAATTTTCATCTCTAATTTATTTAACTATTTATGAAaaggtggatgaaggagcttGGGAAATCTGGAGGAGGGCAGTCGGTTGCTAATATATCTCTAATGCTGTTGAGGTATAGGGGGATtgcagaagatggaagtcAGCCGGGGGGAGTGAAGAGTACTTCATTCAGTTTACTTGTTGATTAGCTAGATTAAATCATTTCACTTAAAAAGATAAATAAAATAGGAAATAAAGCTATATGATAATTGACATAAAGCtcctcgacggacattgaCCGGTCTCCGACGAAGCCAGAAGGCTCAAGGAAGGGGGCTTCACAAGCAAACAGCAACTTTGGCGGGGTACGTATTTCGTTATTTTGCCGTTTCCGACCATTTTCAAATGGCCATTATTGTTTATTCAATACGGAGGTAATAATCAGACATAACATCTACAGGATGATACTACAGAATCGGACCTTCTTTTTACGGATGAATAATGCGCCTTTAAATAGCCTAGTTTCATGCACAACAATCACAAAACCCGTGTTTACCTCAGATTTGGTTCCGTTTACAACAAATAGACTTCCTCTATCTTCTATTATCCACACAGCTCACCGTTGACACCTATCTTGCCGCTTCCCTGTTAAGTACAGACATCAGTCAACTACCTTTGGCAGTttgtcctcttcaccaGACACGCAATTAATTATTCAGCGAAAGTTTTCAAAGGACTGCTTTTTATTCGACCTTAACATCGAATGTTTGCGTTCGTAATAATAGCGGACAAGCGGTCATCAACGTTAacaacaacatcaacaacaacagcgaCCAGCTACTAGTACTGCATTGTTACACTGCTTCCCTTCCTACGTTCTATTCCCTAGAAGTGAAAGTTTGCAGCTTACCCCATCTTTGATATTCGGCTTCGGCTTTTTCAACTACGCAATTCACTATACATAATGATAGACAAACTCAAGTCCACACtcgctttttcttcaaTCGGCAACAAGCTCTCAAAAATCTTCAAATCCAACTTAGACCGCAATGTCCTCAAGCGATCGAATGGATGTGGACTCAATATGGAAAACCCATTCGCTGATAAGCATGACTACGCAGAAGTAGGTGACAGGCTCATCTAGGTCATCTTCCGATCACTAGTGGATATATCCTGACTCTTCAATGACATGCTGACTTGATGACGTGCAGCCATCGCTTCAGAGATCACACATTATCTTACACTCAGCTGCTGTGAGTTGTATTATCAGTCGAAGAGTAGGAAAATCTAATGGTTTGATTTTAGATGTTCTGCACCTTCATTGCCGTTTGTACCATGGGAGCAGTGGCCGGCTTTCAGGCCAAATGGTTCTCTGTGTGTAGGTATTGTCCATTTAATATCCTAACAATTATTATAATCATCATTCAATAATGCTGATTGGCCGACATAAATGTAGCGGGAGGAACCGGTTTTGTCCTGTTTCTGCTTCTACTCTCATTTTCCTTGACCGTTATTTTGATGGTCGTACCCATTGTCTATGATCGGTATGATCtatttcctctcctctaCCCAATCCTTGTCTTAATAGTTCTTGATAGATGGGACAAATTGAAGCGTCCTGCCCAATTCCTAGCTCAAACGCGGTCGACACTAATACTCCATGCTTTTGGGACTTTTCTCATGCTTTTAGCAGCATTTATTGTCACTATTAGTGGTGAGTTATCGTCCTATAATATACAGCAGACAACTTACCTGGAGTCTACTTTTATATAGCCTGGACTGAAAAAGGTTGCAAAAATTCCAGTAATGACCCTCACTCTGACCTTGGCGACAGTTACAAGAGTGGCTTGCAGAATTGGTGCAAGACCAAAAAGGCGTCTGCAATCTTCGATTGGTTCTCATCCAGTGCGTGACATTCAGCTGCTTATCATTCTATGCGCTCATCACCTCCTCTCGGTCTAGTTGCTTGGTCAATCCTGCTTGTCCTCACCATTATTACTTTCCGACGACAGCAGAAAACCAATCATAGGGATCTAATAGTGTTACCCCCGGCATCTGAAGGCATATCATACTCTAACATTCAGGCCGCCGATGAAGAGCAGCTTGGCGACAAGTCCGAGTCTGCTCGAGATTATGCCTCCGACGCCTACCGGAGAACCGACAAGACATATGATCATCCTGTATCTGCCAGAACAGCTTATTCTTCCCAGCCTTCTGttgatcatcatcccatGCTGAGTAGACCCAGTATTGATGTATACGGGGCATTTGACGGAGATGGCATGCCCAGAGTCGATGAACCTAGTCGAACCATGCAGTTGGCATATACTGATCCTTGTAAGATTTTCCATGGGATGTCAGACACTAGAGCTCATTCGGTTACTTCCACTCTTTGCAGATGCTCAAATCCGTCAGTCCCTTATGAATGCGTCGTCGAACTCCACGCAATCAACGCACATCCCAGGAATTCCTTCCGGTCTTCCGGCTTACGCCGGATATCGACAACACTAATAAAAATAGTTTTATCAAATGGAGAAATAAAAGATAGATGACCAATGCGGGTCAGTCGGAGTTATGAAAGAAGTGTTGTACGTTAGTAGGTGGCTTGGCGACCATGTACTACACCAAGGTTGTCATAATTCGCCCAAATCCCGGGTTATCTAGTATAAACCGACTTTTAGGTATGATGACAGTGGAGCGATACGAACTTAAGAATTTTATGACCGATATATTTCACCACGAAGAAGCGTGCTGCATATGATTGTTTGTTCTTCGAACTTCGACTTCTAGACATTTACGTTTGCCGGTAGGCAGCTCCTTACATGCTAACAACAAGACCCAAACCTGCAAGTGCGAGGAGGGCAGCTGTGTCAAGGACAGAGCTAATGGTGTGCAAGGTAGTGAACTTTTTGTTCACTTTGTTCATGGCATCCGAAGGCTGGATAACATATCAGCTAAACCAGACATGTCATGTTCCTGAAATAATCGCTTACGTTGGCTTCGTCAtattcctttccctctaCCCTCTCCAATCTGTGTCTTTCAAATACAACACTGTTCGCCAAAGGCCCAACGACAAGCCAGTTCAATACTTGAGGCACAAGGCCGGCCACGATCAACAGGCCCTGTCGACCCTCCTCAGAAGTTAGCCAGTGTGGCTCAACCCGAGGCGAAGAGATcaaagatggatggaaatAGAGAtgggtgagaagaagggccGATGTAGTAATCGAGGAAAACGAAAAATAGAGTGGCGTTAGATAAGATTGAAGAGTACCAAATGTCTGTCGCGGGAGAGCCTTAAAAATTCGATAACTGGACTATCACACATTAAACGCACATATATATCAGCTAATGGAATTTCAACTGGACGAAGTGTTGTCTTACAAGAGTTTTGTAGACATTGGAGCCCAATGCCGTCCCCCAAGTGAGAAGATAGAATCCCTTGAGGGTAAAGGGCGCAAGAGCCTGTTGAAGGACTGCCATTGTTGCTGTTTAAATGGACAAATGTAGACGTTAAATGGATGAAAAAGTATAGATGAAGCGACGAAGAGATGAATAAAGGAGAATTAATAgttgatggagagaagaacgaTACTGAATGTAAGACGTAAATAAGTATACGAGACAACTTCTACGTAGGAGGGATTTCAGGATCATTCCCCGGTCTCTTGTTTGCGGCGGATTCTCATACGCGTCAGGAGGCACGATGACATAATTAGTGCGTTCGGAGCGAACAATTTGTTCATGATGAGCAACGGTTTAGATTAATAAAATGGTAATTTATTAATAACATGTTATGTAAGAATTAGTAATAATTCTTATTTGGATGGTTATAGATAACTATTTGAGAAGAGTTGGTAAGGGCTACTGTGAGACATGGTTGGGTAACCTTATAataagagaagaaaagctcGTGCCTCTAGTGTGTATTCAGTTGGTAAGTCCtgatggagaaaaaggggggAAAGACTTTTAAGTGGTAGAAGGAGTTACCACGTATCCAGGCCCCAGTTTGATAACCTCCTAATAAGAGAATAATCGCCCTTTATTATTCCAGCATGGTTCAAACCCGCTCCCGGTATACCGCTGTAAGGGGGGAAGTTTGGTGACAACAATTAGTAGCAGAGGAGGTTTTCTTGACACTTAACGTTACACAGACTGTATTGGGGGATCCAGCTTAGGGTACGGTGGTGATACGGGATCGTTAGCAATATGataagaaaaaaagaataaTAGCGACGAGATACTTCCTAGTGGTCTCATCACTTCATTAGCCACATGCACTGCGGCACTGCACACTACGCGTCTTGACATGCTTTACAAAGAGTTGTCCTAATAAACCTATCCTATAAACTAAACAATCGATTGTACA
Encoded here:
- a CDS encoding hypothetical protein (Match to ESTs gb|CF191930.1|CF191930, gb|CF186297.1|CF186297, gb|CF186345.1|CF186345; HMMPfam hit to PHF5, PHF5-like protein, score: 271.2, E(): 1.6e-78), whose amino-acid sequence is MSKHHPDLLMCRRQPGIAIGRMCEKCDGKCPVCDSYVRPMTLVRICDECSFGTTAGKCIVCSSPAISDAYYCTECTRLEKDRDGCPRIINMGASRVDAFYERKKLGLEKGGGFKKG
- a CDS encoding hypothetical protein (Match to ESTs gb|CF194424.1|CF194424, gb|CF190188.1|CF190188, gb|CF189787.1|CF189787) → MAVLQQALAPFTLKGFYLLTWGTALGSNVYKTLSSYRIFKALPRQTFGTLQSYLTPLYFSFSSITTSALLLTHLYFHPSLISSPRVEPHWLTSEEGRQGLLIVAGLVPQVLNWLVVGPLANSVVFERHRLERVEGKEYDEANPSDAMNKVNKKFTTLHTISSVLDTAALLALAGLGLVVSM
- a CDS encoding hypothetical protein (Match to ESTs gb|CF190607.1|CF190607, gb|CF190608.1|CF190608; HMMPfam hit to Grp1_Fun34_YaaH, GPR1/FUN34/yaaH family, score: 243.6, E(): 3.3e-70), which translates into the protein MSETKLSSGHDDVVDRHLTNDNASFAPSNGATGYHGTGGPMTRFITPGGHPMDTSQPAFPVFHRKFGNPAPLGLISFAATTFLLSLFNISTRGITVHNVILGMALGYGGLCQIIVGIEEWACGNTFGATAFCSYGGFWLSFAALYIPQFEVLASYDDPAMLDNALGLYLVAWALVTFILLLACLRSSVALICVFVFLDITFWLLAAGYLAPSTNATKAGGAFGILTAAVAAYTGLAGMLTKDTSYFILPVGDLSHST
- a CDS encoding hypothetical protein (HMMPfam hit to Pkinase, Protein kinase domain, score: 238.4, E(): 1.2e-68), whose protein sequence is MSSLPEDGISGASADDAGEDVQPADTVGNAVNMRDLSHVFDTSLQMPLESQPGSTVATPSLSPSLISTAEWEQELASSPPANSAVHTSRPFPSASVTSRQNEQPSILNSHYLSPIPSSPSQKSVTAPLNAPDYLSQRTLPPEPAFPFPSIKHITPNEKSTPSNPPVAGSGQASAALSRPNSSASNDGTSASLAGKNEDSSAAMKSVSRPESIAATTNGHDIISHASGEKRPGTAIKSGRSSSSAVKPPAELISKKSFFHKMFHPNQDKHDGKNASGQSRLHLELPRDAPSNGLASGRVSPSVMGPNTTESPPLTPSGNISDIDSRPPSRAPSRPPSVRRQNSAPGHDISVQTFVDPKNAVTPPVGVLAPQPQRRLSQRSAGSPSRRSASAGQGVTAKKDESAGNSGTKFTLKDLVGLGDNKVKKASAAGSAKGSDRGSTRGSEIGDNNSTASLLKKYGVCDRAAIGKGATAVVRLAHKWDRREEKLYAVKEFRKRRKNETEKDYVKKLTSEFCISSTLHHINVVETVDLVQDEAHHWCEVMEYCPGGDLYAAIKKGGMSSQEVECSFKQIMQGIAYLHSMGVAHRDIKPENLLLDGRGHVKITDFGVSDVFRMCWEKKTHMSKGLCGSEPYIAPELFEQKEYDARLVDVWAAAIVFYCMQFQELPWRIAKPSDPTFAAYMQQYKPQHVVDASGGTHHPTPPPINNLIPRECRSVIKHMLDPDPKTRWTVDEALKDKWLGNVEVCQEGQENSHRHITAGMDIVRV